The following are encoded in a window of Gammaproteobacteria bacterium genomic DNA:
- a CDS encoding serine---pyruvate transaminase: MLNFSVGPVLMDEEILEVGSQQIPYFRTHEFSKIMLENEALLKETTGALSSTSALFLTCSGTGAMEAVVINCLTQQDKVLVINGGSFGARFEELCIIHQIPHEVVNLAYGEPLTQERIKEYEGKCFTALLINKHETSTGVLYDMDVVKNFCRAENTLLVVDAISTFLADELSMERDGIDVLIISSQKALALPPGISIVLLNEKIKQKISDRHPRMLYFDFNHYLKDGVRGQTPFTPAVSILLQLNKKLRMISRVGIASIIAQVKEQAEDFRSKLGNLPLKFFHNHLSNALTPLQPLGGWSATELFNVLKNEYNIFVCPNGGTLKETLFRIGHIGAITKKDNNTLIHALWEIQKGMKQ, from the coding sequence ATGCTAAATTTTTCTGTGGGTCCTGTTTTAATGGATGAGGAAATTTTAGAAGTTGGATCACAACAGATTCCCTATTTCAGAACTCACGAATTCTCAAAAATTATGCTGGAAAATGAGGCGCTATTAAAGGAAACTACTGGCGCGCTGTCATCCACGAGCGCATTATTTTTAACTTGTTCCGGTACTGGCGCAATGGAGGCAGTAGTCATTAACTGTCTTACCCAGCAAGATAAGGTACTGGTCATTAACGGTGGGAGTTTTGGTGCGCGGTTTGAGGAGTTGTGCATTATTCATCAAATTCCCCACGAAGTAGTAAATCTAGCTTATGGTGAACCATTGACACAGGAACGGATAAAGGAATACGAAGGAAAATGTTTTACCGCGCTGTTAATTAATAAACATGAAACTTCCACTGGTGTATTATACGATATGGATGTGGTAAAAAATTTTTGTCGCGCTGAAAATACCTTATTGGTGGTGGATGCCATTAGCACTTTTTTGGCAGATGAACTATCGATGGAGAGAGATGGCATTGATGTATTAATTATTAGTTCCCAAAAGGCATTGGCGTTACCTCCGGGAATTTCCATTGTCCTGTTAAATGAAAAAATCAAACAAAAAATTTCCGACCGCCATCCACGAATGCTCTACTTTGATTTTAACCACTATCTCAAAGACGGTGTACGAGGACAAACACCATTCACCCCAGCAGTTAGCATTTTGCTACAGTTGAATAAAAAATTACGGATGATTTCTCGTGTAGGAATAGCAAGTATCATTGCACAGGTAAAAGAACAGGCGGAAGATTTTCGTTCAAAATTGGGAAATTTACCATTAAAATTTTTTCATAATCATCTTTCCAACGCGCTGACGCCATTACAACCATTAGGCGGCTGGAGCGCAACTGAATTATTTAACGTGCTAAAAAATGAATACAATATTTTTGTTTGTCCCAACGGCGGAACATTAAAAGAAACTTTGTTTAGAATAGGACATATTGGAGCGATTACCAAAAAAGATAACAATACGTTAATTCACGCACTTTGGGAAATTCAAAAAGGCATGAAACAATGA
- the purB gene encoding adenylosuccinate lyase yields the protein MDLSPLTALSPLDGRYANQLTNLRPLFSEFGLIRRRVEVEIRWLQTLASHSGIPEVPPLSVSALRRLEEIATNFSIEDGQRVKNIERTTRHDVKAVEYFLKERVAGNTELAAISEFIHFSCTSEDINNLAHALILRDARSHVLLPIMSQLIETLAGMAHRYADVPMLARTHGQPASPTTVGKELANVVHRLRRVHEQVATVALLGKINGAVGNYNAHLAAYPNLDWAAIARAFVTNLGLEWNPYTTQIEPHDGIAELCHAVARFNTVLLDFSRDVWGYISLGYFRSRTLAGEVGSSTMPHKINPIDFENAEGNLGIANALLVHLAEKLPISRWQRDLSDSTVLRNLGVAISHAVLAYRSTLIGLDKLAVDAAILIADLDNHWEVLAEAIQTVMRRYQLEQPYERLKAMTRGHAVNRASLAAFIDTLAEIPVQERARLKELSPATYIGNAADQAREI from the coding sequence ACTCTTTAGTGAATTTGGATTAATTCGGCGGCGTGTTGAAGTCGAGATCCGCTGGCTGCAAACTCTAGCGTCTCACTCCGGCATTCCCGAGGTGCCTCCATTATCCGTTTCCGCGTTGCGTCGATTAGAGGAGATTGCGACTAATTTCAGCATTGAGGATGGCCAGCGGGTTAAAAATATTGAACGCACTACCCGCCATGACGTTAAGGCGGTGGAATATTTCTTAAAGGAGCGGGTAGCGGGCAACACTGAACTCGCCGCTATTTCGGAATTCATCCATTTTTCGTGTACTTCGGAAGATATCAACAACCTTGCCCACGCGCTGATTCTGCGTGACGCGCGTTCCCATGTATTGCTACCCATCATGAGCCAACTGATTGAAACTCTTGCAGGAATGGCTCATCGTTATGCCGACGTACCAATGCTTGCTCGCACTCACGGACAACCCGCCTCGCCCACCACTGTGGGCAAGGAGCTGGCGAACGTCGTCCACCGTCTCCGGCGTGTACATGAACAAGTAGCGACGGTCGCGTTGCTTGGAAAAATCAATGGTGCCGTTGGTAATTACAACGCTCACTTGGCGGCCTACCCTAATCTTGATTGGGCAGCGATCGCGCGAGCCTTCGTCACCAACCTGGGCTTGGAATGGAATCCTTATACCACGCAAATCGAACCCCATGATGGCATCGCCGAGCTATGTCACGCGGTAGCACGGTTTAATACAGTATTGCTGGATTTTTCCCGGGATGTTTGGGGTTATATCTCCCTTGGCTATTTCCGCAGCCGGACCCTCGCTGGCGAGGTGGGTTCCTCGACCATGCCGCACAAAATTAATCCCATTGATTTTGAGAATGCTGAGGGCAATCTTGGCATCGCCAATGCCTTGCTTGTCCACCTCGCAGAAAAGCTCCCGATTTCGCGTTGGCAACGCGATTTATCCGACTCGACAGTATTGCGCAACCTGGGCGTGGCGATTAGCCACGCTGTCCTTGCTTACCGTTCAACTCTCATTGGCCTGGATAAGCTGGCGGTGGATGCCGCCATCCTAATTGCCGATCTAGATAATCATTGGGAAGTGTTGGCCGAGGCGATTCAAACCGTGATGCGCCGTTACCAGTTAGAGCAACCCTATGAACGACTCAAAGCCATGACGCGTGGTCACGCAGTCAATCGTGCTTCCCTTGCTGCTTTTATCGACACCTTGGCGGAAATTCCCGTGCAAGAGCGGGCGCGTCTCAAGGAATTGAGTCCTGCGACTTATATTGGAAACGCAGCTGATCAAGCGCGCGAGATATAA